ttgttgctctcctccgaacctgttcccatttgtatgcatccttcttgaagtgcagagaccagaactggacacagtactcaatacgaggcctaaccagggctgaataaaggggaactaatacttcatgtgatttggaaactatacttctgttaatgcagcctattatagcatttgccttttttgcagccacatcgcactattggctcatattcagcttgtgatcaacaacaattccaagatccttctcacatgtcgtattgctgagccaagtatcccccatcttataactgtgcatttggtttctttttcctaagtgtagaactttgcatttatccctgttgaatttcattctgttgttttcagcccaatgctccagcctatcaaagtccctttgaattttgtttctgtcttccacggtattagctgtgcctcccaattttgtatcatttgccaatttgataagcatgctctgtacctcctcatccaagtcgttaataagaatgttgaagagcactgggcctaggaccaagccctgtggtaccccactctttacttccacccagtttgagaaggaaccattgataagcaccctttgagtatgattctggagccaactgtggatccacctgatagttgttccatccagcccacatttagctagattgctaatcagaatatcatggggcactgtcagaagctttgcttaagtagagatttattacatccacagcattcccacagtctacaagggaggttacctgatcaaaaaatgagataagattagtttggcaggatttgttcttcataaatccatgttggctcctagtagtcactgcattgttttcaaggtgcttacagattgactgatttataatctgctccagagtttttccaggaattgatgttaggctgactgtagttccccggttcctcctttttgccctttttgaagatagggacaacattagctctcctccagtcatctggcactttaccagtcctccatgattttgcaaagataataaacagaggttctgagagttcttcaaccagttccttcaatactctaagatgcagAGTATGATGAACCAAACATGTAAAATTTTGTCTCCCCAGGAAAAGATGCCTCCAGAGCGTTTGCAACAGGTGACTTCACCCCAGCTGGATTGGTGGATGATATTTCGGGATTGTCACCATCAGAAATGCTAGCCATTCAGAACTGGCTGTCGTTTTACAGGAAGAATTATGTGCCGATTGGTATGTGCTTCACAACAGTGGCGAGGGAATTGCCAGCCCTGTTTTGGTGCCTTTCGCCTCTAATCTAAGAATGCTAGCAAAATGTGCATCAGCAGAGactagtggctccaatgtcagcatcttagacagctccttgaaaggttggcctaaaacctggaacagattcactgccccactgacatcggaaccaCCAGCCTCCGTTGATCTCCATTATGAACGGCAGGGGTGTATGAGGTGCATAGCCAAGGGGGCTGGGCAGTGCTGCATGCCTTGGtacattgggttgtatctaatgtcaGTCATACTCAAAGACCCATGAAAATTAATGGACAGAGCTCATGTAGGTCccttaatttccatgggtctactgtGAATAGGACTGAGTTGGATGCAGCCCATTTCTTTGTTCATGTATGTATGCAGTCTGGGTGAAGCGTGTTACTTGCTactctttggggaagggctgcatagctcagtggttagagcatctgctttgtatgcaggaggCCCCAGATTCAAACACTGGTGTCTCCAGGTGGGGTGTAGCTCAGATGGAGTTCTGACCTTGAAGGCTGCGTTCAGCCcttggcaggggtgtagttgtctggggtcatgAGGGCTTATAGACCCCTTTTTTGGGAGCGAggtccctgtgtatgagccaattggcatgaaaagggagagtgttaggcactaagaagagtccttatcctttcatgctgattggagccaatcggagtgaaaggagatgaatcagccattgagaagattcttctcagtagctaacacacagcctcccctttcacacAGCCTTGTTAGCGTAGCGCTGTCTTTATTTGGAaggcaacctattcagaatgtaGCAGATACCTCTTGGCCACCATTCAAGCAGGCTGGGCCTCGTGCTGGTATCTGAGGAAGCAGAAGGCTAGGAACCAACCAGTGGGCGAGAGCATTAACATGCTGGCAAAAATCCCTTTAACAGCATACTCAGGCTGCAGCTGATGAGGGCTCACTTCATTTCAGGCATCGCAGCAGACCATGGTTAAGAaagcttaaccatggtttggcatgcAATTAGAACTGATAAAGAGGGGTTTGCAACTGGCCAGGAAATCCAAACCAGAAGCCATGTTTGGAAGTCTATTTGTATATCTGAACTGGCAGGCCGTAGTTGGAGATTTGGCTCTGCCTCCAGCGAACCCttattgttttactttttttgttacagtaattattattttttattcatataattattgcctgccctttgccagcaggtcccaggaatttaaaatacaacgttaaaaacagtttaaaacaagttacaGTCGTATgactagagtgggtcctaaaaatatacatctctcaAAGTATCAAAGGCCAGAGCGAAGAGGTACGTCTTCAGCATACAACgaaagctgtataatgaaggtgcctgaggcacctctgtgaggagggacTTCCACAACTTCATGGCTGCCACAGAGAACATCCTTTCCTGGGCTGCCTCCTCTCCGCCCTGCCCCGCCGAGCTTCTGAGGGCCACAGAACTACCAAAGGGTCTGTTCcattgatcttaacacccaagatggTCTATCAGAAAAGAGGcattctctcagatatttggggcctaagttgtttaggccTTTAAACACTAGCATCGAATTTATATGCTGCTATTCAGGGCTATACAGCCCTCTCGAGGCAACTCACATCgtaacagacttttaaaaaaaggctaaaaTACACATTCCCCAATAAAAGTAACACTTTAGTTTTAAACCTACTAGTAAAATGAAACAGGAAAGGTTGTTGAGCAGGTGGAAAATGAAAGCAGGCAAACAGCTCCAAACCATGATTTGCCTGTGCATTGGAAGGTGAAAACAGTGGTTTGGTCTCTAAACCAGCctgtcccaacctttggatccctggatgttgctggactacaactcccatcagccccagccagtgtggccaacgctcaggaattatgagaactgtagtccagcaacatctgcgggCCCAAAGGTTGCGAAAGGCTGCTCTTCAACCGTGATTAGCCCAAACCATGGTAATTTCTGAATTTACAAATAATGGTTAGGATTATCACTACATCTTCAGAGGTTGCAGCACTATGAAGATGGGAGTGAATTTATGAAGCTAAGAGAATTGGAAACGAAAGCAGACAACCATGTTTGGCTTGGTCTGaactttaaaccatggtttggctcaaTGTCTGAACTGAGCCACTATGAGCCATATCTACAAGCAAAGTAGAATTTGGGGCACTCTAGATAGAAGAGAGGTGCTGCGCCTTCTTGGGCCTCCATGAAAACTAAGCAGCGGAACCTTCTGCCCCTGGATTTTagggacccccccccccatagaCTCCGGTGCCTGAAAAGGGCTATGAATTGTGAGAGTGCTGAGCTGATTTGAGGGCCTAGCATGATGTGCAGGCATGTGTATTTTCTCCACTCTTGGAAAAGGGAAAGTGGCCGGGAGGTTCTACCATGAAAACGGGGCACCCACCGAGGTCCTAGCACAGGCCCAAGCTCTCATTGCAGAAGGGCAGAGGCTGAAGGCCCAGGAGAATGAGAAAAAGAAGCAGTTTCCACCGTGCAACTCGGAATGGAGCTCAACCGGAGGAAGTCGTGTCTGGTGTTCCAAGCAGAGGTACAGTTTGCGCAGAGGTGATGGAAGACAGGCAAAATGGCCGCTGGCTGGGTCTGTGATCGTTCACCACAGAAGCCACTGTGTAACCAGAAAATAATTTGCGGGTGGATGAAGCTGCCATAACCAGCCATCTTGGTGTGGACGGTCAATCAAGTGTGGCTGGAAGTTGGCTCGCTTTATATACTTTGCCCTAAAAATGGGGAAAATACTCAGCTTGTATAAAGTGTGTAAACCTACCTACTACTTAGCATAATTTATTTTCAATAGGCAGGAAGAGGCGCtgcctaaggtactgaagcccttgTTCCCCATCACCCTGCAACCTTTCCAACCTGTTTGGAAGGGGGACAATGCCTTCTAAAATATCAAAATGCTTTCATAAAGGctagaaactttattttaaaaatgtgaaagacaagagtcttaaaaataaaaggtaaGTCTCTTAGGAAGCTGAGTGGAGTACGAGAGCTTTTGAACTGATGTGCAAGTAGACTTCAGAGTAGACAAAAATATGCATAATTTGATGGAATTCACTAGCTGGAGATGTAGTGATCCCCCTtgggttggatggctttaaataagAGATTACACAGATTAATGGAggatcaatggctattagtcccAACAGCTAAATTAAACCTCCGTGGTCAGCAGCTGTGTACCTTTGGACATAAGTTGCACGGGGTGCTCTGTTATCTTCCTGTCCTGCACATTTGGCTCTACTGGAAAATGGGATGCTGATCTAAttcagcctttggtctgatccagcaagactcttgTTATATTCTAATTAGCCAGGATTCTGACCCCCAATGGACCTCTTGGTCTGATACAGTAGGGCTGTTCTTCAGGTCCTTTTTGAGCTCTGTAGTCCTACAAAGTCATACTCTACAGCCAGCCCTGTCTACAGGTCTGGATCGAACCCAGAGGCTTTGCTCATCTTCGCGTGCAAGAACTTGATGCTGGCTTCTGAGAATTTCAGATGCTGTTTGCTCAAGGAGGGACTGGTCAGATTTGAAAAGGTGTTTCCAACCGTTAACCGGCCCTGCAAGTTACCCAGAATTCTGGCTGTATGGTGGTGCTAGCGACACAGGGCCAGATGATATCCATCGCAGATCTAGCCTAAGTTGCTGtcatttttctccttctcccaTTTGCAGCGGGGGAGTTAACAGAGACTGGAATGGCGTCCCCAGGAAGCTGTATGAGCCCGGATCCAGCCGCAGCCAGTGCGTGTGCGTGAATACAGAGGGACTTCCTCTTGAGCAGTCGTCATCCACTGGGGTGGGCAATCCTAACCTGCAAGAGTATGAAGGGTGCCACCCACTGGCTGAGTGGTGTGCTTTAAAAGACTGAGCCGTTACCTGACACACACAAAACTTAAATCATGGTTTGGCACAATGTCATCTTGCAAACAACCAGCAAAACAGAATCTGAAACCGTACTTTGAAATGGCTTTGTAAACCATGATTTGATAAAACTGTACCTGTAGCTATTGCTATGTCTACAGAAACTGCTGCTGAATGAACTTGAGCATCTCTAAACCAGTGTTTCCCTGGTTAGAACCTGACCCATGCCTCCACACCATGATTCTCACCCCCTACCCTGCAACTCTCTAGCAAAATTTAGTTACCCATCTCTGTTGGATCTGATTCGCTGTGCTCCCTTGCAAGGAGAAAGAGTGACCTTAATTCATATATCATGCAAAACTATGGTTTAATCATACGTTAGAATCTGAAGCTCAAGGATTATATCTGCCCTGTGTCATTCTTGGGGACAGTACAGATAAACTTTACCACCATCCTCACACGCCACCCAAAAAGGCCATTACATGGTGGCATCAACTTTCACCCTACTGCACTATAAAATTATTCCCCTTGGTGGTATTGCCGCAGCGATGAATTTAGGGGACACCATCAAATTCAAGTAGGTTTCTTTATTACAAGAAATTACATAGGCATATAAATATTGAAAAAATACATCGCTTTACGTGAAGAAATGTTGCAGAATAAAAAGAGTGATTTACTAAAGACTCTGCTTGTTTCTTGGAATTACAGGCCCATTATCTTGGGAGTTTATTTTCACACAGACAGGCTGTGGCTTACTTCAATACCCCCAATGCCAGGGCTATTGCCAGTCAGGACAGTAAGACTACAGGAGTGGCCATTTTGAGAGGCTAGGGGCTCAGTCCACAGCTCAAGAGTTGTGGTCAGTCAACCTGTGGTGGTGTGGGGCTCTACCACTTCAGACAGCGAATTTGGGCTTGCATGATGGACTGCACCACAAGATAAATCCCTGCATGGAGCAAATGAGCAATCTGGGTAAAAGGCAAGGCTAGAATTGTCCTCCCTGCCACGCTAGGCAATTTTAGTGTATGAGTGTGCATACAGAGGAGCATTCCGGCGCCTGCTCTCTCAGGTGCTTCAGCTCAGACAGGTTAAAAACCTTGGCTGCTGCTTGTCAGAACCGGCACTATTCCTCATCTTCAGTTAGAAATGCATGCCCATTTTACAGGCTGAGCTACTGCATCCATTATGcctttttccaaaacaaaaaccaGTCCTTCCTGCTACGCACTAAAAATGTGAAGCTAGATCAAATCTCTGCTTGTGAGAGAAGTCTTAAAGGAGCCACttggaggggtgtgtgtcctGAGCTCTCTGCACAGCCCCTTCAAGCCTTAATCTCCAGGGATCTGGTGTAGgccagtttttaaaaatttgggCAGTAGAAAAGCAGAGGCCAGCCTTATGACTGAGCAAGGCTAGGTTTACCAGAACAACCCTACAACTCAAATTTCCAAAAGCTAGCTCGCTTATTCAGGTAATTGAAACTGAAGACTACCTATGCAGCTTCTCCGCATCTGTAAGCCTGGTTCATCCAAGACTTAGGCCTGCAGGGTGCAGCCCACCACCTATGAAATGGCAAGCCCATCGGGCAAAGTGGCATTCCTGTTGTTGCTCACTTTTTTTTAAGGGGGTGGTGGAGATGGAATATATCTGCATAGCAGATGAATTTGCAGGGCTGAAAGATTAGTTCAGATAACTTTTATGAGGAATGGGGGTTTGGTGTcaaatcttccccccccccaacacccaaaATTACAAAGCCAGAGAGACAGGTGTAGAAGCACAGCCACCACAgccaagggattttgacagagtGACATTGTGGGAGGTGACCTCTCACAGTGGCCTTTCAGCAAAATTAGCTTGGTTAGTTTACAAAAAAGACAAGAGCTGGATTTTAATCTTTTTCCACGATCAGACATCAAGACTATAGCTGTTTCCATTCTAGAATTTGTTGTAAGACAACTTGGGAAGATACCCAAAGTGAAGGGTTTTCTGCTTCTATTCAGTTCACAGTGCAAATCCTATTCAACACCTCTGCCTAAAATAGATGACTGAAGGGGGAAAGCATAAGGACAATGGCCAATGATGGATGTTGGGAACTAAGAATGATCAATGGCCAATGATGGATG
This portion of the Rhineura floridana isolate rRhiFlo1 chromosome 21, rRhiFlo1.hap2, whole genome shotgun sequence genome encodes:
- the LOC133374463 gene encoding neuferricin isoform X2 — its product is MLRGALAALAVGWAAAWLWGRGFDPRAWLWRDGGAEPVLSAADLGRYTEAEGGAGLYLAVLGQVFDVQRGRKHYGPGGAYSFFAGKDASRAFATGDFTPAGLVDDISGLSPSEMLAIQNWLSFYRKNYVPIGKVAGRFYHENGAPTEVLAQAQALIAEGQRLKAQENEKKKQFPPCNSEWSSTGGSRVWCSKQSGGVNRDWNGVPRKLYEPGSSRSQCVCVNTEGLPLEQSSSTGVGNPNLQEYEGCHPLAEWCALKD
- the LOC133374463 gene encoding neuferricin isoform X1; the protein is MLRGALAALAVGWAAAWLWGRGFDPRAWLWRDGGAEPVLSAADLGRYTEAEGGAGLYLAVLGQVFDVQRGRKHYGPGGAYSFFAGKDASRAFATGDFTPAGLVDDISGLSPSEMLAIQNWLSFYRKNYVPIGMCIFSTLGKGKVAGRFYHENGAPTEVLAQAQALIAEGQRLKAQENEKKKQFPPCNSEWSSTGGSRVWCSKQSGGVNRDWNGVPRKLYEPGSSRSQCVCVNTEGLPLEQSSSTGVGNPNLQEYEGCHPLAEWCALKD